One part of the Dermacentor silvarum isolate Dsil-2018 chromosome 6, BIME_Dsil_1.4, whole genome shotgun sequence genome encodes these proteins:
- the LOC119455683 gene encoding uncharacterized protein LOC119455683 isoform X1 yields the protein MSGNLFVHRTPATMHHSEMKAVALCSLVLLLTLVSAKGASYQSSEAAGGGGGDGGQLGDVLLEEQMSWAEGGGPDEELDEAAAETKRAFHAMRGKKDDDTWDSEDKRAFHAMRGKRLLAPASVDSFIAQLRRAVLQGKRGSGFFGMRGKRQMRNGHKSSRAKFVASRGRRSASGEPPAQAFF from the exons CTGCAACAATGCACCACTCGGAGATGAAGGCCGTAGCTCTGTGTTCGTTGGTCCTGCTGCTCACGCTAGTATCAGCAAAAGGTGCATCATATCAG AGTTCCGAGGCGgccggtggcggcggtggcgacgGCGGACAGCTGGGCGACGTGCTCCTCGAGGAGCAGATGTCGTGGGCCGAGGGCGGCGGCCCCGACGAAGAGCTGGACGAGGCGGCGGCGGAGACCAAGCGCGCATTCCACGCCATGCGGGGCAAGAAAGACGATGACACCTGGGACTCGGAGGACAAGCGCGCTTTCCACGCCATGCGCGGCAAGCGGCTCCTGGCGCCGGCCAGCGTGGACTCCTTCATCGCCCAGCTGCGCCGCGCCGTGCTCCAGGGCAAACGCGGGTCCGGGTTCTTCGGCATGCGCGGAAAGAGGCAGATGC GTAACGGCCACAAGAGTTCGAGGGCAAAGTTCGTCGCTTCGCGAGGTCGAAGGTCGGCCTCGGGCGAACCTCCAGCCCAGGCGTTCTTCTAG
- the LOC119455683 gene encoding uncharacterized protein LOC119455683 isoform X2, with translation MHHSEMKAVALCSLVLLLTLVSAKGASYQSSEAAGGGGGDGGQLGDVLLEEQMSWAEGGGPDEELDEAAAETKRAFHAMRGKKDDDTWDSEDKRAFHAMRGKRLLAPASVDSFIAQLRRAVLQGKRGSGFFGMRGKRQMRNGHKSSRAKFVASRGRRSASGEPPAQAFF, from the exons ATGCACCACTCGGAGATGAAGGCCGTAGCTCTGTGTTCGTTGGTCCTGCTGCTCACGCTAGTATCAGCAAAAGGTGCATCATATCAG AGTTCCGAGGCGgccggtggcggcggtggcgacgGCGGACAGCTGGGCGACGTGCTCCTCGAGGAGCAGATGTCGTGGGCCGAGGGCGGCGGCCCCGACGAAGAGCTGGACGAGGCGGCGGCGGAGACCAAGCGCGCATTCCACGCCATGCGGGGCAAGAAAGACGATGACACCTGGGACTCGGAGGACAAGCGCGCTTTCCACGCCATGCGCGGCAAGCGGCTCCTGGCGCCGGCCAGCGTGGACTCCTTCATCGCCCAGCTGCGCCGCGCCGTGCTCCAGGGCAAACGCGGGTCCGGGTTCTTCGGCATGCGCGGAAAGAGGCAGATGC GTAACGGCCACAAGAGTTCGAGGGCAAAGTTCGTCGCTTCGCGAGGTCGAAGGTCGGCCTCGGGCGAACCTCCAGCCCAGGCGTTCTTCTAG